One Thermogemmatispora onikobensis DNA window includes the following coding sequences:
- a CDS encoding glutathione-independent formaldehyde dehydrogenase: MKAVVYKGPFQVAVEQVPDPTIQHPNDVIVRITSTCICGSDLHMYEGRTAAPPGLIFGHENLGIVEEVGSAVTTLKKGDRVVMPFNVACGFCKNCERGFTGFCLTVNPGFAGGAYGYVAMGPYPGGQAEYLRVPYADFNALKLPPGTEHEDDFALLADIFPTGYHGAELAQVSPGETVAIFGAGPVGAMAAYSCLLRGAAEVYVVDRVPERLKKIEEIGAIPIDFSKGDPVEQIRERRGGDGVDKGIDAVGYQAIQPGQDSEAPSAVLEALIRVVNPTGMLGIPGLYVPTDPGGVDPHAREGRLLISFGKLFEKGLRLATGQCNVKRYNRYLRDLIIAGRAKPSFIVSHRVPLDEAPVAYEKFDKRVEGYTKVILKP, encoded by the coding sequence ATGAAAGCGGTTGTCTACAAGGGACCTTTTCAGGTGGCGGTCGAACAGGTTCCTGATCCCACCATTCAGCACCCCAATGACGTCATTGTGCGCATTACCTCAACCTGCATCTGTGGCTCGGATCTGCACATGTACGAGGGTCGCACGGCTGCCCCGCCGGGCCTCATCTTTGGTCACGAAAACCTGGGCATCGTCGAAGAGGTAGGCTCGGCGGTCACGACGCTCAAAAAGGGCGACCGGGTGGTGATGCCCTTCAACGTCGCTTGTGGCTTCTGCAAAAACTGCGAAAGGGGCTTTACTGGCTTCTGCCTGACCGTCAATCCCGGCTTCGCTGGTGGCGCCTATGGTTATGTGGCAATGGGGCCTTATCCTGGTGGGCAGGCAGAATATTTGCGAGTACCCTATGCGGACTTTAATGCGCTCAAGCTGCCACCCGGGACCGAGCACGAGGATGATTTTGCCCTCCTGGCCGATATCTTCCCCACGGGCTATCACGGGGCCGAGCTGGCGCAGGTCTCACCTGGGGAGACGGTGGCCATCTTCGGGGCCGGCCCAGTCGGAGCGATGGCCGCTTATAGCTGCCTGCTGCGTGGAGCTGCTGAGGTCTATGTCGTCGACCGGGTGCCGGAGCGCTTAAAGAAGATCGAGGAGATTGGTGCAATCCCGATTGACTTCAGCAAAGGGGACCCGGTCGAGCAGATTCGCGAGCGGCGCGGCGGCGATGGAGTGGACAAGGGCATTGATGCCGTTGGCTATCAGGCGATCCAGCCGGGTCAGGACAGCGAGGCCCCCTCTGCTGTTTTGGAGGCGCTCATCCGAGTCGTGAATCCCACTGGGATGCTGGGCATTCCTGGCCTCTACGTGCCGACCGATCCGGGAGGCGTTGATCCACATGCCAGGGAGGGGCGCCTGCTCATCTCCTTTGGCAAGCTGTTCGAAAAGGGGCTGCGCCTGGCCACGGGCCAGTGCAACGTCAAGCGCTATAATCGCTATCTGCGCGATCTGATTATCGCGGGACGGGCCAAGCCCAGCTTCATTGTCTCGCATCGGGTGCCGTTAGACGAGGCCCCGGTAGCTTATGAGAAGTTTGACAAGCGGGTCGAGGGCTATACCAAAGTAATCTTGAAGCCCTAG